One region of Candidatus Woesearchaeota archaeon genomic DNA includes:
- a CDS encoding 50S ribosomal protein L24e encodes MVKCTFCGQQVKPGTGKIFVYKDGKTNNFCSSKCEKNMLKLKRKPIATKWSSRFIKTK; translated from the coding sequence ATGGTAAAATGTACTTTTTGCGGGCAGCAGGTAAAGCCAGGCACAGGCAAGATTTTTGTATACAAAGACGGAAAGACAAATAATTTTTGCAGCTCCAAATGCGAGAAAAATATGCTTAAGCTCAAAAGAAAGCCCATCGCTACCAAATGGAGCAGCAGGTTTATCAAGACAAAATGA
- a CDS encoding MATE family efflux transporter: MEKVNEFAKNPRKALFRLAWPIMLATIVQTLYNVVDTAYVGRLGEEALAAITFSFPLFFILIALNAGINTGMSSRIARFLGENKKKEAENTAMHGLIISSAVAILIAIIAISFLRQILAFLGARGNVLEFAVDYMNIIFAGSVFMFLAYVFNGIFSAQGNTKTPMKIMIASTLINVALDPFFIFPRVLGIPGLGLGIQGAALATVISFFTGLAIFMAATRKVSYLHVHRRNFHFSLPIIREIFSVGLPSSFTMLLLSIYIMFLNRVLVTFGTSHVAMFGIVSRLESVAMMPVVGLAIATLTLVGMFYGAGKYNLVSEVSWFAIRSSLYITASVGIVFFLAPKFFFDIFTSEASILAIGSPYLRLDVLTFPLMALTMLAARIMQAMGKGLPGMILQIIRVFVVAVPLAYVFVFIFEFSYISVAVAMISGGAASTATGIAWLVIKLKKIEKKPIS; the protein is encoded by the coding sequence ATGGAAAAGGTGAATGAGTTTGCAAAAAATCCCAGGAAAGCATTATTCAGGCTGGCATGGCCTATAATGCTTGCCACTATAGTGCAGACCCTTTACAATGTCGTGGATACAGCTTATGTGGGCAGGCTCGGTGAAGAAGCCCTGGCTGCGATTACATTCAGCTTCCCGCTGTTCTTTATCCTCATTGCTTTGAATGCCGGAATAAATACCGGCATGTCCAGCAGGATTGCACGTTTCCTGGGGGAAAATAAGAAAAAAGAAGCAGAAAATACGGCGATGCACGGCCTGATTATAAGCTCAGCAGTAGCAATTTTAATAGCGATAATAGCCATTTCCTTCCTCAGGCAGATATTGGCTTTCCTGGGAGCAAGGGGAAATGTTCTGGAATTTGCTGTCGATTACATGAATATAATTTTTGCAGGCTCTGTATTCATGTTTCTGGCATATGTGTTCAATGGAATCTTTTCGGCACAGGGCAACACCAAGACCCCGATGAAAATCATGATCGCCTCCACATTAATAAACGTCGCCCTCGACCCTTTCTTTATCTTTCCCAGGGTGCTGGGCATCCCGGGCCTGGGCTTAGGCATACAGGGAGCAGCCCTGGCTACTGTTATCTCTTTTTTTACCGGGCTGGCAATATTCATGGCAGCAACAAGGAAAGTCAGCTACCTTCATGTCCACAGGAGAAATTTTCATTTTTCCCTGCCGATAATCAGGGAAATATTCTCAGTGGGGCTGCCATCCAGCTTCACTATGCTGCTTCTATCAATCTATATAATGTTTCTAAACAGGGTTTTGGTCACTTTCGGCACAAGCCATGTTGCCATGTTCGGCATAGTGTCAAGGCTTGAGAGCGTTGCCATGATGCCTGTTGTGGGGCTGGCAATAGCAACGTTGACATTAGTCGGGATGTTTTACGGCGCAGGAAAGTATAATCTTGTCAGCGAGGTAAGCTGGTTTGCTATAAGGAGTTCCCTGTATATTACAGCCAGTGTAGGGATAGTCTTTTTCTTAGCGCCCAAATTCTTCTTTGATATCTTTACGAGCGAGGCAAGCATACTGGCAATAGGCTCCCCATACTTAAGGCTGGATGTGCTTACTTTTCCGCTGATGGCGCTGACTATGCTGGCAGCCAGGATAATGCAGGCCATGGGAAAAGGTCTGCCCGGCATGATACTGCAGATTATAAGGGTATTTGTTGTCGCTGTGCCCCTTGCTTATGTTTTCGTTTTTATATTTGAATTCAGCTACATCTCTGTTGCCGTAGCAATGATATCCGGCGGGGCCGCCTCGACAGCAACAGGCATAGCATGGCTGGTGATAAAATTAAAAAAAATAGAAAAAAAGCCTATTTCTTAG
- a CDS encoding histone, which produces MPRPGSIIPKAPLAKIMQKSGAKRVSDKAAEALANYLINYAGRISERAVRIARHSGRKTVQAGDIKVAER; this is translated from the coding sequence ATGCCAAGACCAGGCAGCATAATACCAAAAGCGCCCCTTGCGAAAATAATGCAGAAATCCGGCGCAAAAAGGGTTTCGGACAAGGCAGCGGAAGCTCTGGCAAACTATCTTATTAATTACGCAGGCAGGATCAGCGAGAGAGCTGTCAGGATCGCGAGGCATTCGGGGAGGAAAACAGTCCAGGCTGGCGATATCAAGGTAGCTGAGAGGTAA
- a CDS encoding 30S ribosomal protein S10: MQKARIKLASTDIAKINGVCSAIGDIAEKTGVDMRGPIPLPTKKLKITTRKSPCGDGKATWEKYEARVHKRLIDLGIDERALKLVMRVPIPEGLNIEIEMIGV; the protein is encoded by the coding sequence ATGCAGAAAGCAAGAATAAAGCTGGCAAGTACGGACATAGCGAAAATCAACGGAGTTTGCTCAGCAATAGGCGATATAGCTGAGAAGACAGGGGTAGATATGAGAGGACCTATTCCCCTGCCAACGAAGAAGCTGAAGATCACAACAAGGAAATCGCCGTGCGGTGACGGAAAGGCAACCTGGGAAAAATATGAGGCAAGGGTGCATAAGAGGCTTATCGACCTTGGCATAGATGAGCGCGCCCTAAAGCTTGTGATGAGAGTTCCCATCCCGGAGGGGCTTAATATAGAGATTGAGATGATAGGCGTTTAA
- the tuf gene encoding translation elongation factor EF-1 subunit alpha, protein MADKKPHINIVFIGHVDHGKSTTVGRLLFDTKNIDEQTMRKLKEKAESLGKGGFEFAFVMDNLKEEQERGVTIDLAHKRFDTEKYYFTIIDAPGHKDFIKNMITGASQADVGVLVVAANDGVNAQTKEHTFLARTLGVEQMIIAVNKMDISGVEYSEDKYKKVKEDVSTLLKTVGYKPEEIPFVPIAALKGDNVAEKSANMPWYNGKTLLQILDDIKEPEKPVDLPLRLPIQDVYNITGIGVVPVGRVETGKIKIGDKVIAMPGREGKGVNGEVKSVEMHHEQMQEATPGDNIGFNIRGFGKKDIARGDVIGHTDNPPTVATEFTAHMVVLNHPTVITVGYTPVFHIHTAQIACQVTAIEKKMNPATGETIAENPDFIKNGDAAIVKVKPVQPLVIEKQKDIPHMSRFAIRDSGSTVAAGMCIDLVKK, encoded by the coding sequence ATGGCTGATAAAAAACCACACATAAACATTGTTTTCATAGGCCATGTTGACCATGGAAAGTCCACAACAGTGGGCAGGCTGCTTTTCGATACAAAAAACATTGACGAGCAGACCATGAGAAAGCTCAAGGAGAAGGCAGAAAGCCTGGGCAAAGGCGGCTTTGAATTCGCTTTTGTCATGGACAACCTGAAAGAGGAGCAGGAAAGGGGAGTCACAATCGACCTTGCCCATAAAAGATTTGATACAGAGAAGTATTATTTCACAATAATCGATGCTCCCGGCCATAAGGACTTTATCAAGAACATGATTACAGGAGCATCCCAGGCAGATGTGGGCGTGTTAGTTGTAGCAGCTAATGACGGCGTTAATGCACAGACAAAGGAGCATACATTCCTGGCAAGAACCTTAGGAGTGGAGCAGATGATTATAGCCGTAAACAAGATGGATATCAGCGGAGTTGAGTACTCTGAAGACAAATACAAGAAAGTCAAGGAAGACGTTTCAACCCTGCTGAAGACAGTAGGCTATAAGCCTGAAGAGATTCCCTTTGTACCCATAGCAGCGCTGAAAGGCGATAATGTTGCTGAAAAATCAGCTAATATGCCATGGTACAACGGCAAGACCCTTCTTCAGATCCTGGATGACATAAAAGAGCCTGAAAAGCCTGTCGACCTTCCGTTGAGGCTGCCTATACAGGATGTTTATAACATAACAGGCATAGGCGTTGTCCCTGTCGGAAGAGTTGAGACAGGAAAGATTAAGATAGGCGATAAGGTTATTGCCATGCCGGGAAGGGAAGGAAAAGGCGTTAACGGAGAAGTAAAGAGCGTAGAGATGCACCATGAGCAGATGCAGGAAGCAACCCCCGGAGACAATATAGGATTTAACATAAGGGGCTTTGGCAAGAAAGACATAGCAAGGGGAGATGTTATAGGGCACACGGACAACCCTCCTACTGTGGCTACAGAGTTTACAGCACACATGGTTGTCCTGAACCATCCTACAGTCATAACCGTAGGCTACACTCCTGTCTTCCACATACATACAGCGCAGATAGCTTGCCAGGTTACAGCGATAGAGAAGAAAATGAACCCTGCAACAGGCGAGACAATAGCAGAAAACCCTGACTTCATAAAGAACGGCGATGCAGCCATAGTCAAGGTAAAGCCTGTCCAGCCTCTGGTCATAGAGAAGCAGAAAGACATCCCTCATATGTCGCGGTTTGCTATCAGGGATTCAGGCTCTACAGTTGCAGCAGGAATGTGCATAGACCTTGTCAAGAAATAA
- a CDS encoding DUF2156 domain-containing protein, translating to MPTIMQFRPITLDDKSLFDKYLGNFPQNASELTFTNLFAWRKAKKHEFTEIDSHLLVKTGSFYYQPIGASPSKIIRKIIDKESKAVFERVEKKIAQQLEGLKTKEQRGMFDYVYRISDLTELKGNKFEPKRNLIKQCEKYQPEVCMLNEGNIHEFFQLQKKWCSLKSCEENKPLQHENEAITETLNNFREFKLLGICIRKEDAVAGFAIGEQLNNNVFVEHFEKGDTMFKGIYQYVLKEFVKAIPSHFKYLNREQDLGIPGIRKAKESYYPVKLVEKYRVSSE from the coding sequence ATGCCCACTATCATGCAGTTCAGGCCGATAACATTGGACGATAAGAGCCTTTTTGATAAGTATCTGGGGAATTTCCCCCAAAATGCGTCAGAGCTTACCTTTACCAACCTCTTTGCATGGAGAAAGGCAAAAAAGCATGAGTTTACGGAGATTGATAGCCATCTTCTTGTAAAAACAGGCTCTTTCTACTATCAGCCTATAGGGGCAAGCCCTTCAAAAATCATCAGGAAAATCATTGATAAGGAGAGCAAAGCGGTATTTGAAAGGGTCGAAAAAAAGATTGCACAGCAGCTGGAAGGGTTAAAAACAAAAGAGCAGAGGGGCATGTTTGATTATGTATATAGGATAAGCGATCTCACAGAGCTGAAAGGAAATAAGTTCGAGCCGAAAAGAAACCTCATCAAGCAGTGCGAAAAGTACCAGCCCGAGGTATGCATGCTTAATGAGGGCAACATACATGAATTTTTTCAGCTCCAGAAAAAATGGTGCAGTTTGAAAAGCTGCGAGGAAAACAAGCCTTTGCAGCATGAAAATGAGGCCATAACTGAAACCCTGAATAATTTCAGGGAATTCAAATTACTGGGTATCTGCATAAGAAAGGAAGATGCTGTGGCGGGCTTTGCTATAGGCGAGCAGCTCAATAATAATGTGTTCGTCGAGCATTTTGAAAAAGGCGATACAATGTTTAAGGGCATCTATCAGTATGTGCTGAAGGAGTTTGTAAAAGCCATCCCTTCGCATTTTAAATATCTCAACCGGGAGCAGGATCTTGGAATACCAGGCATAAGAAAGGCAAAGGAAAGCTACTATCCTGTAAAGCTTGTAGAAAAGTACAGGGTTTCTTCTGAATAG
- a CDS encoding 50S ribosomal protein L7ae, which produces MAEDNALEAIELAKATGKIKKGSNEVTKAIEKGTAKLVAYAKDVDPKEVVMHLPLLCKEKDVPCVEIATKEELGAAAGIEVGTSAVAIIEEGEAKQNIEKLKARE; this is translated from the coding sequence ATGGCAGAAGATAATGCACTGGAAGCAATTGAGCTTGCCAAGGCGACAGGCAAGATAAAGAAAGGAAGCAATGAAGTCACGAAAGCAATAGAAAAGGGAACAGCCAAGCTGGTGGCATATGCCAAGGATGTAGATCCCAAGGAAGTTGTCATGCACCTGCCTTTGCTGTGCAAAGAAAAGGATGTTCCGTGCGTGGAGATTGCAACTAAGGAAGAGCTTGGCGCAGCTGCAGGCATAGAAGTGGGAACGAGCGCTGTAGCAATCATTGAAGAGGGCGAAGCCAAGCAGAACATAGAGAAGCTGAAAGCCCGGGAATAA
- a CDS encoding DUF378 domain-containing protein yields MAEKTALDWVALILVIVGGLNWGLVGLFEFDLVAALFGGMTSVISKVVYTLVGVAALYMLYFASKK; encoded by the coding sequence ATGGCAGAAAAAACAGCATTGGACTGGGTAGCCTTAATTTTGGTCATTGTAGGCGGCCTGAATTGGGGCTTGGTGGGCTTGTTCGAGTTTGACCTCGTGGCAGCCTTATTCGGGGGAATGACCTCGGTTATTTCTAAAGTAGTATATACGCTGGTGGGAGTAGCAGCCTTATACATGCTGTACTTCGCATCTAAGAAATAG
- a CDS encoding DUF4190 domain-containing protein: MKEVEDPAQKLYRERSRSLDLDRDVDRFAMWAFFFSIALPLSIFFWPIIVITVFFPFIGMVLSIIALSRIRKNKAKGRGFAVAALILSVVEIIGIFVLLALFGLAAGNAF; encoded by the coding sequence ATGAAAGAAGTAGAAGATCCTGCACAAAAACTGTATAGGGAAAGGAGTAGAAGCCTTGACTTAGACAGGGATGTAGACAGGTTTGCCATGTGGGCATTCTTTTTTTCTATCGCCTTGCCATTAAGCATATTTTTCTGGCCTATTATTGTTATTACTGTATTCTTCCCTTTTATAGGCATGGTGCTGAGCATAATAGCTTTGTCGAGAATCAGAAAAAACAAGGCTAAAGGAAGGGGGTTTGCTGTAGCTGCACTTATATTGTCTGTAGTAGAGATAATCGGCATTTTTGTGCTGCTGGCTCTGTTCGGCCTTGCTGCAGGGAATGCATTTTAA
- a CDS encoding AAA family ATPase, translated as MRKICIINQKGGVGKTTTSINLAAGLSRNDRKVLLIDMDPQGNLAASLHYEAEKDMYDLLIGNAKVEQCVSPLGKNLDIISSNEKLTKADALLSKKENSQFVLEEKLKKLKNYDYVIIDASPSLSILNQNALVYCSEAFIPVPTDYLGYDAVKKIIDAVLTINHAFGTKTKVTKIIPTMFDKRNRICKEYLDKMRSEFYDVISEPIRVNSKLKEAPKYGKSIFSYDKKSRGAQDYTQLVKSVINDEKKIQEIAELDSIAVASRKIAPLSAS; from the coding sequence ATGAGAAAAATCTGCATAATCAACCAGAAAGGCGGCGTCGGGAAAACAACAACATCAATCAATCTGGCAGCGGGCCTGTCAAGGAATGACAGAAAAGTACTGTTGATAGACATGGACCCGCAGGGAAATTTGGCTGCAAGCCTGCATTACGAAGCTGAAAAGGACATGTATGACCTATTGATAGGAAACGCTAAAGTTGAGCAGTGTGTAAGCCCGCTTGGCAAAAACCTGGACATAATATCCAGCAACGAAAAGCTTACCAAGGCAGATGCCCTGCTTTCCAAAAAAGAGAACAGCCAGTTCGTGCTGGAAGAAAAGCTGAAAAAGCTGAAGAATTATGATTATGTAATCATAGATGCCTCTCCTTCACTGAGCATACTAAACCAGAATGCACTGGTCTATTGTAGCGAGGCATTTATACCTGTCCCCACAGACTACCTGGGATATGATGCTGTAAAGAAAATAATAGACGCTGTCCTTACAATAAACCATGCTTTCGGGACAAAAACAAAAGTAACCAAGATAATACCTACAATGTTTGACAAGAGAAACAGGATCTGCAAGGAATACCTGGATAAGATGCGCAGCGAATTCTATGATGTTATCTCTGAGCCGATAAGGGTTAATTCAAAGCTGAAGGAGGCGCCCAAATACGGGAAATCCATTTTCTCATATGATAAGAAGTCCAGAGGAGCGCAGGACTATACACAGCTTGTCAAGTCAGTTATTAATGATGAAAAAAAAATTCAGGAAATAGCTGAGCTTGATTCCATTGCTGTTGCCTCAAGGAAAATCGCTCCCTTAAGCGCTTCTTGA
- a CDS encoding elongation factor EF-2, producing the protein MGEKTVDKVMRINRVPAQIRNIAICAHIDHGKTTLTDNLVAGAGMMSEELAGKQLVMDFHEDEQERGITIDTAAVSMVHKFDDKEYLINLLDTPGHVDFGGDVTRAMRAVDGAIVLCCASEGIMPQTETVLRQALRERVRPVLFINKVDRLIKELQLTPEQMQERFIKIITHVNKLIKQIAEKEYGEKWQLNVQEGLVAFGSAFHNWALSIPFMQKTGITFKDIIDAYSDQGEKYKELAKKAPLHEVLLNMVVRHMPNPVDAQKYRISKIWNGELDSEEGKSLVNCSPNGPLFFVVTKIVVDPQAGEISAGRLFSGTMKKGMDVHLNRMKQPGKIQQVYIYNGSKREIIDNVPAGNIIGVGGIKSFPGETVTLSETTPFEEITHIFEPVVTKAIRAANPADLPKLIETLRTVAKEDPSVEVEINEETGEHLLHGMGELHLEVIENRIKAEKNVQVKTSPPIVVYRETVTKPSSGEVEGKSPNKHNKFYFKVEPLDDAVYDAIKQGKIHSGRVKKKDTALRDSLVEAGMDSKDAVKVKDIFNGNILVDETRGQVHLGEVIEMIFDMFEDVMKAGPLAKEPCIKVRVSLTDMKLHEDAIHRGPAQVYPAVREGIRGAMMLAKPLMFEPLQIMRIEAPTEYMGELSKIISNKRGQLLEMNQEGALVVARAKLPVAELFGWSSELRSATGGRGNSSLVDQMFEKLPEELQEKIKSQLKDRKGLSDAQLGA; encoded by the coding sequence ATGGGAGAAAAGACAGTCGATAAGGTAATGAGGATCAACAGGGTTCCTGCACAGATCAGGAATATCGCTATTTGTGCACATATAGACCACGGCAAGACCACGCTTACAGACAACCTGGTAGCCGGGGCAGGAATGATGTCCGAGGAGCTTGCAGGGAAGCAGCTGGTCATGGATTTCCATGAGGATGAGCAGGAAAGAGGCATCACAATAGACACTGCGGCTGTATCCATGGTGCATAAGTTTGATGACAAGGAATACCTTATCAATCTGTTGGATACGCCCGGCCATGTTGATTTCGGCGGCGATGTCACGAGGGCAATGAGGGCTGTTGACGGAGCAATAGTGCTTTGCTGCGCTTCCGAAGGAATCATGCCCCAGACAGAAACAGTGCTGAGGCAGGCGCTGAGGGAAAGGGTAAGGCCCGTGCTTTTCATAAATAAGGTTGACAGGCTGATCAAGGAGCTTCAGCTTACTCCCGAGCAGATGCAGGAGCGCTTTATCAAGATCATCACCCATGTTAATAAGCTTATAAAGCAGATTGCCGAGAAGGAGTACGGGGAAAAATGGCAGCTGAATGTCCAGGAGGGCTTAGTTGCTTTTGGCTCTGCTTTCCATAACTGGGCATTAAGCATTCCCTTTATGCAGAAAACAGGCATCACATTCAAGGATATCATAGATGCTTATAGCGATCAGGGCGAGAAATACAAGGAGCTGGCAAAGAAAGCGCCTTTGCATGAGGTATTGCTTAACATGGTAGTGAGGCACATGCCCAATCCGGTGGATGCGCAGAAATACAGGATCTCCAAGATATGGAACGGCGAGCTCGATTCCGAGGAGGGAAAATCGCTGGTAAACTGCAGCCCCAACGGCCCGCTGTTCTTTGTTGTAACCAAGATTGTCGTGGATCCCCAGGCTGGAGAGATTTCGGCAGGAAGGCTTTTCTCCGGGACAATGAAAAAGGGGATGGATGTCCACCTTAACAGGATGAAGCAGCCGGGAAAAATACAGCAGGTGTATATTTACAACGGCTCAAAAAGAGAGATAATCGACAATGTGCCTGCAGGAAATATAATCGGCGTGGGAGGAATAAAGTCATTCCCCGGAGAGACAGTTACTCTTTCTGAAACAACGCCTTTCGAGGAAATAACTCACATATTCGAGCCTGTTGTTACAAAGGCAATACGTGCGGCAAACCCCGCAGACCTTCCTAAGCTGATAGAGACATTAAGGACTGTAGCCAAGGAAGACCCTTCTGTCGAGGTGGAAATAAATGAGGAAACAGGGGAGCATCTTCTGCACGGCATGGGAGAGTTGCACCTTGAAGTCATAGAAAACAGGATAAAGGCAGAGAAAAACGTGCAGGTAAAGACATCACCCCCTATAGTTGTTTATAGGGAGACTGTCACAAAGCCTTCTTCAGGAGAAGTAGAGGGGAAATCACCTAACAAGCACAATAAGTTCTACTTTAAAGTAGAGCCCCTGGATGATGCTGTTTATGATGCGATAAAGCAGGGCAAGATACATTCAGGCAGAGTCAAGAAAAAGGATACTGCCTTAAGGGACTCTTTGGTGGAGGCAGGAATGGACTCAAAGGATGCTGTAAAAGTCAAAGACATTTTCAACGGGAATATACTTGTAGACGAAACCCGCGGCCAGGTGCATCTGGGCGAGGTGATAGAGATGATTTTTGACATGTTCGAGGATGTCATGAAAGCGGGGCCTTTGGCTAAAGAGCCCTGCATCAAGGTAAGGGTCAGCCTGACTGACATGAAGCTGCACGAAGATGCCATCCATAGGGGGCCTGCCCAGGTCTATCCTGCTGTAAGGGAGGGCATAAGGGGGGCGATGATGCTGGCAAAGCCGCTGATGTTTGAGCCGCTGCAGATAATGCGCATCGAAGCGCCTACAGAATACATGGGAGAGCTTTCAAAGATAATCTCAAACAAAAGGGGGCAGCTTCTGGAGATGAACCAGGAAGGCGCTTTGGTTGTTGCAAGGGCGAAGCTGCCTGTGGCTGAACTGTTCGGCTGGTCATCTGAGCTTCGCTCTGCTACGGGAGGAAGGGGCAATTCAAGCCTTGTGGACCAGATGTTTGAAAAGCTGCCGGAAGAGCTACAGGAAAAAATCAAGTCGCAGCTGAAGGACAGAAAAGGGCTGAGTGATGCACAACTGGGTGCGTAA
- a CDS encoding nucleoside-diphosphate kinase (catalyzes the formation of nucleoside triphosphate from ATP and nucleoside diphosphate), whose protein sequence is MEQSLVLIKPDGMVKHLTGDIISKLSETGLRIVGAKVVQVTRELAEEHYQQLKDAKFFDELIRYIMGEYHTKSVLAIVYQGHDACRKIRKIAGETNPEKAEPTSIRGKYGRITQAGVFENVVHASENPEEGKREIMLWFRPGELVYTIFPTELREIKREELFWKED, encoded by the coding sequence ATAGAGCAAAGCCTGGTATTGATAAAGCCGGACGGCATGGTAAAGCACCTGACAGGGGATATTATATCAAAGCTTTCGGAAACGGGGCTGAGGATAGTGGGCGCCAAGGTCGTGCAGGTGACAAGAGAATTGGCTGAAGAGCATTACCAGCAGCTCAAGGACGCTAAATTTTTTGATGAGCTGATAAGGTATATAATGGGTGAATACCACACCAAATCTGTCCTGGCCATAGTTTACCAGGGCCATGATGCCTGCAGGAAAATCCGGAAGATAGCAGGCGAGACTAATCCCGAAAAAGCAGAGCCCACATCCATAAGGGGCAAATACGGCAGGATAACCCAGGCAGGGGTTTTTGAGAATGTCGTCCATGCTTCCGAAAATCCGGAAGAAGGCAAGAGAGAGATAATGCTCTGGTTCAGGCCCGGAGAACTGGTATATACAATATTTCCCACAGAATTGCGCGAGATAAAGCGTGAGGAATTATTTTGGAAGGAGGATTAA
- a CDS encoding 30S ribosomal protein S28e, with amino-acid sequence MAKDKYQKKQEKKGGVHFTRAVPAEVQEIIGRTGSRGEAVQVRCKVMSGRDSNKVLRRNCKGPVQIGDVLMLRETEIEAKPLGRAGRGAR; translated from the coding sequence ATGGCGAAAGACAAATACCAGAAAAAACAGGAGAAGAAAGGCGGCGTCCACTTTACCAGGGCAGTTCCTGCAGAAGTGCAGGAGATTATAGGCAGGACAGGTTCAAGGGGGGAGGCTGTGCAGGTAAGGTGCAAGGTCATGTCAGGTAGGGACTCCAACAAGGTTTTGAGGAGAAACTGCAAGGGCCCTGTCCAGATAGGGGATGTGCTGATGCTCAGGGAAACTGAGATAGAAGCCAAGCCGCTGGGAAGAGCCGGAAGGGGTGCAAGGTAA
- a CDS encoding heavy metal-binding domain-containing protein: MFLSTTESITGYKIIKNLGIVRGNSVRAKWFGADFVAGLKNIVGGEVEQYMKLMSEAREKAIERMNNDAKKLGANAVVCVRFMTSQIAQGAAEILVYGTAVQVKQ; the protein is encoded by the coding sequence ATGTTCTTATCAACCACTGAAAGCATAACAGGCTATAAGATAATAAAGAACTTGGGAATCGTAAGGGGAAATTCTGTCAGGGCCAAATGGTTCGGGGCTGATTTTGTGGCAGGCCTGAAAAATATAGTAGGCGGAGAAGTAGAGCAATACATGAAGCTGATGTCAGAGGCAAGGGAGAAAGCCATCGAGAGGATGAATAATGATGCCAAAAAGCTCGGAGCTAATGCAGTTGTGTGCGTGAGGTTCATGACATCCCAGATTGCTCAGGGAGCTGCTGAAATCCTTGTATACGGCACAGCTGTCCAAGTGAAGCAATGA